GTAAATATTAATACCAAGTCATGTCAATCATGTTATCAGGTGACCCAAACCTAACCTCAGGTTGCATCTTCACCCGATCTTAAAGGCTCCAGCTCTGgcagcttcttcttttgctGTGTCACTGAGCAGAGCTCACTGCTGGCGGTCAGATGGTGCAGTTGATAATGCACCATTAGGAAAAGGGACAcgtgtagctttttttttttttaacacaactgATAGTTGCTTTTGATAAGATAAGgtaaataatgaattatttatacatgtcaatatttttatattgttaCCAAGTGGCTCCATAGCTCCAGGAAGTAGGTGATATTAATTCATGAGAATGATGTTTATTATCTTTTTATCTAATCTTTCTATTACAGGAAATCTTTATGAGGGTgttgtttattcattaaaaaaaaagtattatctTAGCGTTCCAGGAAATGTAAACGTAAACAAAACCTATTAAAGGCAATGTGACATTACTGAGGGAAAACTGCCCAACAGCGCCCCCGTTAAAATGCTGGCGGTCCACGTTGAGGTTCAATATTGTTTGCATTaagacagaatcagaatcagaatttaatttatcgCCATGGTCactggggagcccaccaactaagaaagcgttttggaataaagtgctgacaaaaaagaaaaacaaaataataaaataaaaataaaaataataaaaaaattataaataaatataaaataataataataaaataaacaaataacaacaGTCAAGAAAGGCTGCGTTGTCGGCATGAGTGTGCACATCtgtttatttgtaaatatttatttgataCCTTAGAGCTTTTATTTATCGTTTTATAGTGCTCTTTTGCACTGACACTGGTGGTGGAGTAATCTAATTGTACATGtgtataatgacaataaaggcattctattctattctattctacaaCAGAAACATGGATGTAATTTCTCCTGTGTCGGTGTTTGTCTGTCACCAGGTTGTTTACTTCACAGCAACGTTTCCTTACGTGGTGATTCTGATCCTGCTGATCCGCGGCGTGACGCTAGAGGGCGCTAGAGACGGAATAGAGTTCTACATCGGCTCTCAGTCCAACTTGACCAAACTTGGTGACGCACAGGTGCAACATGAAACGTTTCACTTTTGCGAGCACGAACGTGATTTCTGATGACGTCACGTGTCGCAGGTGTGGAAGGACGCAGCCACTCAGACCTTCTACTCTCTGTCTATTGGCTGGGGAGGAGTCATGACTCTGGCGTCCTACAACAACTTCCACAACAACGTCTTCAAAGATGCCTTCGTGGTCACGCTGACCAACGCCGGTGGGTGACGTCAGAGTTCAGCCTTCACAACAGGCCTGACCACTGTTCTAAACTGACGTGACATGTCTCATAAATTCACAGTAAAGTCCCTGAATTTGAAAAGCGGTTCGTCACCCGGAGTGGAATTCAAATTCCAATTTAtagtttttgcatttatttttcatgaataatacTAATTTAATACGTAGTTTAATCCATAATACATTTGATGCAACCTAACTTTAAAATGATGACAATTACCAGAATGCTTCACTTTACATTATATTCAAAATGCAGGGAATCTAAGTTTCAGTATTTTCAGAAtttaagtgaaagtgaaagtcttcaaaaaaaaaaaaaaaaagtcgcttAATATTTTAAACTGGAACTATTGCTCAAGCGTGTTTCGCAACCGTGAGTGAGGTTCAAAAATAATGATCTGTAAAAGAAAGTTCTTTGACTTATGTGGGCACAGATGGATGTGGACACTCACTGAAGGTGTAAACATCTGGTTCCAGGAACTAGCGTGCTAGCTGGGTTTGCCATCTTCTCCATTCTGGGTCACATGGCTTTCATATACCAAACACCGATTGAGAAGGTGGTGAAGGACGGCTTCGGCTTGGCCTTCATCGCTTATCCAGACGCACTGTCCAAGCTGCCCATCTCCCCCCTGTGGTCcgtgctcttcttcttcatgctgcTGACCGTGGGTCTGGACTCTCAGTTCGCAGGAATAGGTGAGGCGACGCTTAGTCTGACTGTGACATGAGATCAAACATACCTTTCTAACGTCCCCTCTACCCCAGAGGTGATCACCACCTGTATGATCGACGCCGCTCCCAAAATCTTCAAGTCCAAACGGGCCATTTTGAGCATCGTGACCAGCGTGTTCCTGTACCTGCTGGGTCTGCCATGTGTCACACAGGTGCGCTGCTCGCTGCacttccacctcctgctccaggttTACATGACTTCTGATTGTCCGTTTCAGGCCGGGATTTACTGGGTGACCCTCATCGACCAGTTTGTTGCCACTTGGGTGCTGCTGGTTTTGGCTCTTCTGGAGATCATCGGGATCATCTACATCTACGGTAACAGCTGCACAAGACTGTAAATGAAGCCTGCTGATGGCGCTGCGGAGCTCTCTAGTTCTAACAGACAGTTCTGAAACGGACTCTTCATCCATTATCCAGCAGAGTTTTCAGTTGACCAAAAATCTCAAGTATTTGCCAGAAATCTGGAGTATTTTGTCATAAACATATTTTCTCATGACTAAACTGTCCACCCTCACTGAGTACAACAACTTTCATCCAGGATTTAGTATTCATCCTGTTTCATGGACCCAATATTGATCTAGTATTTATCACTTCTCTGAGATATAGGGGTTAAAATAAACTTGAGTTTTGGCCAGGCTTTTTTTGCAGTGTATGTAAAGAGTTGGGTTGTTGGGATACAATCTCAATATACCTACTACAAACTCAGGCACAGAGTCGTATCAGCACCATTGCAAATTTATAGCAGATATAACGTTTTGGTATCAATACTTTTTGGAGTATTAAAATTTTGGATAACCTACGGTAGGTCTGCAGTGACTCGTCAAAATAGTTGACATGACGTCATCGTTCTTCGAACAGGCCGCAGTAAGGGGAGAGATGGCTGAGGCTGCATGACCTTTGTGACCCAAAactatgggaccatttcacaaaggactCATCAAAGGACACAAACATCTCACGCAACACTTTGataaattaaaattcaaatgtaaaatCAAACTCATATTTTATACAGGTGTTAATAATGTACATATATGACTTACGGTTTGTCGTGTTCGTCAACTCGTACATGTCATGTGCCGACTTGTTGGCAAATCGTTGAAGTCATCGCTGACTAGCAAACTGACATTCAAAGTAATTGTGAgtaagagtgtttttttttttaaatgaaagctaATGCTAATCAATGCTGGTAAGCTAACAAAATAAGACGAGCATCTGAGCACGTTTAGGGATCACGTTAGATGTAGGAGGTGATGGGAGCATCATGTGCCGGACATAACAAAACAAgctgtcaatttaaaaaaaaaaaagacaaaacaatcaaacaaagaaaaaaaaaactcatgtcAGGTTTCGTGGACAGCTGCCTgagctgcctctcctcctcccagttggacctGTCCACAGTCACTCCCTCTAAGAGGTGTCTGCGAGGCCCATAAATCTTTCTGTGGGCAGAGCAAACTTGCGTGCTGTATTTTGAGATGGCGAGTTTGCAACTCAAACATTGCGTGaagaggaaagtggacttctctATCAATGTTGTTGATACTGTAGTAGATGATTTGGATCATCGGGTATGGTTTCATCTCAACACTACACACATGGAACTGCTGTTTTCTGCTCCATCACAATAATAAGAAAATAAGTGAAAtaatataaaagtaaaacaaaagtgtaaaataaactcagtaaataaaatgaatgtctaAAAAAGACATTGGACAGTAAATTGTGCTGATGAACACCGTGCAATTTCATGGTTCCGGAAGACCATACTGCAGACTCCATGTTTAATTTGAGCATCTTCTTTGTTCCAGGAGGGAACCGTTTCATCGGAGACATGGAGATGATGCTCGGCCAGAAGAGCTTCTGCTTCTGGCTGTGGTGGCGAGCCTGCTGGTTCGTCATCAGCCCCTGCCTCATCGCGGTGCGTTGACCTCCTGGGTCTGTTCGTCCAGAGCTAAGCGTGTTTGACCGCCTCTCTCGTTCACTGCAGGTGATCCTGGTCTGGTCTCTGCTGACCTTCACCCCGCCCTCCTACGGGTCAGTTCAGTACCCTATGTGGGGTCAGGCTCTGGGCTGGTGCATGATCGTGTTCGTCCTCCTCTGGATCCCCCTCTTTGTGGTTCTCAACATGCTGAAGGCGAAGGGAACTGTGTGGAACGTAAGTGTGATGTTCCAGTGCTGGAAACCCAGAGTCTGACTGCTGTTCTGTTTCAGCGGCTGAAGTCGCTGTGTTTGCCCTCGGAGGACTGGCACCCGTACCTGGAAATCCACCGAGGAGAAAAGTACTCG
Above is a window of Synchiropus splendidus isolate RoL2022-P1 chromosome 6, RoL_Sspl_1.0, whole genome shotgun sequence DNA encoding:
- the LOC128760754 gene encoding sodium- and chloride-dependent neutral and basic amino acid transporter B(0+)-like isoform X2; its protein translation is MRKYSWSSFKDTIFANPAVVDQDPHVGEGDENQERGNWTNKREYLLSTIGYAVGLGNIWRFPYLAYKNGGGAFLIPYFVMLVVAGIPLFFLESALGQFCSQGPINVWRAAPIMQGAGVSMVMVTLIVSIYYNVIIAYSIYYMFASFQSPLPWASCSAWSGSNCSVTPAVLVSNLTQENITSCPTILTAPIQSPSEEYWDEVALQRSSSLDETGPVVWHLALCLLLSTVICAAALIKGIKSSGKVVYFTATFPYVVILILLIRGVTLEGARDGIEFYIGSQSNLTKLGDAQVWKDAATQTFYSLSIGWGGVMTLASYNNFHNNVFKDAFVVTLTNAGTSVLAGFAIFSILGHMAFIYQTPIEKVVKDGFGLAFIAYPDALSKLPISPLWSVLFFFMLLTVGLDSQFAGIEVITTCMIDAAPKIFKSKRAILSIVTSVFLYLLGLPCVTQAGIYWVTLIDQFVATWVLLVLALLEIIGIIYIYGGNRFIGDMEMMLGQKSFCFWLWWRACWFVISPCLIAVILVWSLLTFTPPSYGSVQYPMWGQALGWCMIVFVLLWIPLFVVLNMLKAKGTVWNRLKSLCLPSEDWHPYLEIHRGEKYSKEACQQRHSDNSDVSQTDLTVISSKL
- the LOC128760754 gene encoding sodium- and chloride-dependent neutral and basic amino acid transporter B(0+)-like isoform X1; its protein translation is MRKYSWSSFKDTIFANPAVVDQDPHVGEGDENQERGNWTNKREYLLSTIGYAVGLGNIWRFPYLAYKNGGGAFLIPYFVMLVVAGIPLFFLESALGQFCSQGPINVWRAAPIMQGAGVSMVMVTLIVSIYYNVIIAYSIYYMFASFQSPLPWASCSAWSGSNCSVTPAVYCNISGVLVSNLTQENITSCPTILTAPIQSPSEEYWDEVALQRSSSLDETGPVVWHLALCLLLSTVICAAALIKGIKSSGKVVYFTATFPYVVILILLIRGVTLEGARDGIEFYIGSQSNLTKLGDAQVWKDAATQTFYSLSIGWGGVMTLASYNNFHNNVFKDAFVVTLTNAGTSVLAGFAIFSILGHMAFIYQTPIEKVVKDGFGLAFIAYPDALSKLPISPLWSVLFFFMLLTVGLDSQFAGIEVITTCMIDAAPKIFKSKRAILSIVTSVFLYLLGLPCVTQAGIYWVTLIDQFVATWVLLVLALLEIIGIIYIYGGNRFIGDMEMMLGQKSFCFWLWWRACWFVISPCLIAVILVWSLLTFTPPSYGSVQYPMWGQALGWCMIVFVLLWIPLFVVLNMLKAKGTVWNRLKSLCLPSEDWHPYLEIHRGEKYSKEACQQRHSDNSDVSQTDLTVISSKL